One Actinospica robiniae DSM 44927 genomic region harbors:
- a CDS encoding alpha/beta fold hydrolase: MAAERFARHGTVRLAFEVFGPPGGRPLLLVQGLDSPMQWWPDGFCAALAARGFAVARYDCRDCGRSSRARPSARPGVPPYTAMDMIDDAAAVLDALGWGAAHVVGMSLGASVAIGLALRRPERVRTIVSLAGLPFGFHARDALPHLDLLGVARLARLSTRQAADYEQDIRVQAQMARMLAARSQPFDEDWARRTAERVRAAAPGDPATARRQLAAMRADDGLLRHPETVSVPLLALHGAEDPLIRPQSARVLARSVPQGRAVVLEGVGHEVPGRAWASITEEIERNAGRNLAGRHSLCGTWKP, translated from the coding sequence ATGGCAGCGGAAAGGTTCGCCCGCCACGGGACGGTGCGCCTCGCCTTCGAAGTCTTCGGACCGCCGGGCGGGCGGCCGTTGCTGCTCGTGCAAGGGCTCGACTCGCCGATGCAGTGGTGGCCGGACGGCTTCTGCGCCGCCCTGGCCGCGCGCGGTTTCGCGGTGGCCCGCTACGACTGCCGCGACTGCGGGCGCAGCAGCCGGGCCCGGCCCTCGGCCCGCCCGGGCGTCCCTCCCTACACGGCCATGGACATGATCGACGACGCGGCCGCCGTGCTCGACGCGCTCGGCTGGGGCGCGGCGCACGTGGTCGGCATGTCGCTCGGCGCGAGCGTGGCCATCGGGCTCGCGCTGCGCCGCCCGGAGCGGGTGCGCACGATCGTCTCGCTCGCCGGGCTGCCGTTCGGCTTCCACGCCCGGGACGCGCTGCCGCACCTCGATCTGCTCGGCGTTGCCCGGCTCGCCCGGCTGAGCACCCGTCAGGCGGCCGACTACGAGCAGGACATCCGGGTCCAAGCGCAGATGGCGCGGATGCTCGCGGCCCGCTCCCAGCCCTTCGACGAGGACTGGGCCCGGCGCACCGCCGAGCGGGTGCGCGCGGCGGCGCCGGGGGATCCGGCCACGGCGCGCCGGCAGCTCGCGGCGATGCGCGCCGACGACGGGCTGCTGCGCCACCCGGAGACCGTCTCCGTGCCGCTGCTCGCCCTGCACGGCGCCGAGGATCCGCTGATCCGGCCGCAGTCCGCCCGCGTACTGGCCCGCTCGGTGCCGCAGGGGCGCGCGGTGGTGCTGGAGGGCGTGGGACACGAGGTGCCCGGTCGGGCCTGGGCGTCGATCACGGAGGAGATCGAGAGAAACGCGGGGCGTAACCTAGCGGGCCGTCACTCGTTGTGCGGTACATGGAAACCGTAG
- a CDS encoding discoidin domain-containing protein yields MRISRHRSVRLGVGFLVAAASAATGTVASAVAPAPSAHVWITTADGTDKLADLGTVPFSTASTDVQTVVVDPTQTFQTMTGFGGSITDASASVLYTLPAAQRAQTMAALFSPHGGDGLDYLRQPIGGTDMVATGPYTYDDVAAGQTDYSMSQFSVAHDETQILPLLREAERLNPHLQIMASPWSPPAWMKDSGSLLSGRLIASPQIYHAYALYLLKFIEAYRAQGVDVDAITMQNEPQDRHTDTYPGTDMPSWQEAAVIEDLGPMLKAAHLHTEIFAYDHNWSEASGDVSSTPADETADIDDYPQQVLATPAAKWISGVAFHCYSGDPSAMTAFHAQYPNLKIEETECSGSESSDPANTFSDTLKWHARNLEIGSTRNWSSTVVNWDLALNADNGPHVGGCGTCTGIVTVDADGTVTENAEYYALGQLSRFVQPGAVRIGSTSFGTTGWNGEVEDVAFRNPDGQTVLVAHNENDNPQAVAVQEGAWRFTYTLPGDSVATFVWNADLAGPHPLRQVDPSGWTATADPSGPTNSCCTGDVAANAVDADASTRFSTGEGQAPGQYLQVDFGQRVHARQVVFDTGGSTGDYPRSYEVQTSTDGTHWSTAVADGVGTGQFATANLSGAPVRYVRITLTATDANDWWSVADVRAYTS; encoded by the coding sequence ATGCGAATATCGCGACACCGCTCCGTGCGCCTCGGCGTCGGCTTCCTGGTGGCGGCCGCTTCCGCCGCCACCGGGACCGTGGCCAGCGCGGTCGCACCCGCGCCGAGCGCGCACGTGTGGATCACCACCGCCGACGGCACCGACAAGCTCGCCGACCTCGGCACGGTGCCCTTCTCCACCGCGTCGACGGACGTGCAGACCGTCGTGGTGGACCCGACCCAGACCTTCCAGACGATGACCGGCTTCGGCGGATCCATCACCGACGCCTCGGCATCAGTGCTCTACACCCTGCCCGCGGCTCAGCGGGCGCAGACCATGGCCGCGCTCTTCTCGCCGCACGGCGGGGACGGCCTGGACTACCTGCGCCAGCCGATCGGCGGCACCGACATGGTCGCGACCGGCCCGTACACGTACGACGACGTGGCGGCCGGGCAGACCGACTACTCGATGTCGCAGTTCTCTGTCGCCCACGACGAGACGCAGATCCTGCCGCTGCTGCGCGAGGCCGAGCGCCTCAACCCGCACCTGCAGATCATGGCCTCGCCGTGGAGCCCGCCGGCGTGGATGAAGGACAGCGGCTCGCTGCTGAGCGGCCGGCTGATCGCCAGTCCGCAGATCTACCACGCCTACGCGCTCTACCTGCTGAAGTTCATCGAGGCCTACCGGGCCCAGGGCGTCGACGTCGACGCCATCACCATGCAGAACGAACCGCAGGACCGGCACACCGACACCTACCCCGGCACCGACATGCCCTCCTGGCAGGAGGCGGCCGTGATCGAGGACCTCGGTCCGATGCTCAAGGCCGCGCACCTGCACACGGAGATCTTCGCCTACGACCACAACTGGTCCGAGGCCTCCGGAGACGTCAGCAGCACGCCCGCGGACGAGACCGCGGACATCGACGACTATCCGCAGCAGGTGCTCGCCACCCCGGCCGCCAAGTGGATCTCCGGCGTCGCCTTCCATTGCTACTCCGGCGATCCGAGTGCGATGACGGCCTTCCACGCGCAGTACCCGAATCTCAAGATCGAGGAGACCGAGTGCTCCGGCAGTGAGTCTTCGGACCCTGCGAACACGTTCTCCGACACGCTCAAATGGCATGCCCGGAACCTGGAGATCGGCTCGACCCGCAACTGGTCGAGCACCGTGGTCAACTGGGACCTGGCGCTGAACGCGGACAACGGCCCGCACGTCGGCGGATGCGGCACCTGCACCGGCATCGTGACCGTCGACGCCGACGGGACGGTGACCGAGAACGCGGAGTACTACGCTCTCGGCCAGCTCTCGCGCTTCGTCCAGCCGGGCGCGGTCCGCATCGGCAGCACATCGTTCGGCACGACGGGCTGGAACGGCGAGGTCGAGGACGTCGCCTTCCGCAACCCCGACGGCCAGACCGTGCTCGTCGCGCACAATGAGAACGACAACCCGCAGGCGGTGGCGGTGCAGGAAGGCGCCTGGCGCTTCACCTACACGCTGCCGGGAGACTCCGTGGCGACCTTCGTCTGGAACGCGGACCTCGCCGGCCCGCACCCGCTGCGTCAGGTCGACCCGTCCGGCTGGACCGCGACGGCCGACCCGTCGGGCCCGACGAACAGCTGCTGCACCGGCGACGTGGCGGCCAACGCCGTCGACGCCGACGCGAGCACGCGGTTCTCGACCGGCGAGGGCCAGGCGCCCGGCCAGTACCTGCAGGTCGACTTCGGCCAGCGCGTGCATGCGCGCCAGGTCGTTTTCGACACCGGCGGCTCCACCGGCGACTATCCGCGCAGCTACGAGGTGCAGACCAGCACCGACGGCACGCACTGGAGCACTGCCGTCGCCGACGGTGTCGGCACCGGCCAGTTCGCCACGGCGAACCTGAGCGGCGCGCCGGTGCGGTACGTGAGGATCACGCTCACCGCCACCGACGCGAACGACTGGTGGAGTGTGGCGGACGTCCGCGCCTACACCAGCTAG
- a CDS encoding RICIN domain-containing protein, producing the protein MTAAALGLAGCFGVALSAAPAQAASPAVSVWETTTNQSQLLAQQGGTSFSPGASSQSQVITVSPSSTYQTMTGFGASFTDSSAWLVYNSPQRNTIMSKLFDPNSGIGLDFLRQPIGASDFARSLYSYDDVASGQTDPNLTGFSISHDDSYIIPILQQALQLDPQTTIMATPWSPPGWMKSSGSMIGGSLNSADYQYFANYMVKFLQAYKAAGVPISYVTAQNEPEYSPSNYPGSTFTAAQEQSFIADNLGPAIKSAGLSTGILAYDHNWNDPSFPETILGNSSSAQYVSGVAWHCYSGDPSAQSTVEALYPSYGVYETECSGSQSSNTANTFSDTLDWEVANLVISGIRNYAKSVVTWNMALDPSGGPSMNCTTCTALVTVNNSSGSASYNAEYYALGQVSKFVKPGAVRIGSNSFGSGGVQDVAFQNPDGSTAMVVLNSDTSNSHTFGVSENGQSFSYTLPAGAVATFTWPTAPTGTSTGGGSSINTSAWYEVKNADSGLCVQPSGGGTANGTVLVQEPCTGSAAQLWQFQSNGSGAYHVANQAATSEVWDVTGGTGATANGTAIQIWSNGGSSNQTWAANQLSNGNYEFAAQNSGSECLDVTGTSTAAGAQMQQWACSSADAAQSFALVQSSGTTGGGISTSAWYEVKNAHSGMCVQPSGSGTANGTVLVQEPCTGAASQLWQFVSNGSGAYHVANQASSTEVWDVTGGTGATANGTVIQIWSSTGSSNQTWAAQAVSGGDYEFAAQNSGSECLDVTNTSTTAGAQMQQWACSSTDSAQTFALVQS; encoded by the coding sequence GTGACGGCCGCCGCGCTCGGCCTCGCCGGCTGCTTCGGCGTCGCGCTGTCCGCGGCCCCCGCGCAGGCCGCCTCGCCCGCGGTCTCGGTGTGGGAGACCACGACGAACCAGAGCCAGCTGCTCGCGCAGCAGGGCGGCACCAGCTTCAGCCCCGGCGCGAGCTCGCAGAGCCAGGTCATCACGGTCAGCCCGAGCAGCACCTACCAGACCATGACCGGGTTCGGCGCCTCGTTCACCGACTCGTCCGCCTGGCTGGTGTACAACTCGCCGCAGCGCAACACGATCATGAGCAAGCTGTTCGACCCGAACTCGGGCATCGGCCTCGACTTCCTGCGCCAGCCGATCGGCGCCTCGGACTTCGCCCGGTCGCTCTACAGCTACGACGACGTCGCGTCCGGGCAGACCGATCCGAACCTCACCGGCTTCTCGATCTCGCACGACGACTCCTACATCATCCCGATCCTGCAGCAGGCCCTGCAGCTCGACCCGCAGACCACGATCATGGCCACACCGTGGAGTCCGCCGGGCTGGATGAAGAGCAGCGGCTCGATGATCGGCGGCAGCCTCAACTCCGCCGACTACCAGTACTTCGCCAACTACATGGTCAAGTTCCTGCAGGCGTACAAGGCCGCGGGCGTGCCGATCTCCTACGTCACAGCGCAGAACGAGCCCGAATATTCGCCCTCGAACTACCCTGGCTCGACCTTCACCGCTGCCCAGGAGCAGAGCTTCATCGCCGACAACCTCGGACCGGCGATCAAGTCGGCCGGGCTTAGCACCGGGATCCTGGCCTACGACCACAACTGGAACGACCCGAGCTTCCCGGAGACCATCCTCGGCAACTCGTCCTCGGCCCAGTACGTCAGCGGCGTCGCCTGGCACTGCTACTCCGGCGACCCGAGCGCGCAGTCCACGGTCGAGGCGCTCTACCCGTCGTACGGCGTCTACGAGACCGAGTGCTCCGGCAGCCAGTCCTCGAACACTGCGAACACCTTCTCCGACACGCTGGACTGGGAGGTGGCCAACCTCGTCATCAGCGGTATCCGCAACTACGCGAAGTCGGTGGTGACCTGGAACATGGCGCTGGACCCGAGCGGCGGCCCGAGCATGAACTGCACCACGTGCACCGCGCTGGTGACGGTGAACAACTCGTCCGGCAGCGCGTCGTACAACGCGGAGTACTACGCACTCGGCCAGGTCAGCAAGTTCGTGAAGCCGGGCGCGGTGCGGATCGGCTCGAACAGCTTCGGCTCGGGCGGTGTGCAGGACGTGGCGTTCCAGAACCCCGACGGTTCCACCGCCATGGTCGTGCTCAACTCCGACACCTCGAACTCGCACACCTTCGGCGTCTCGGAGAACGGCCAGTCCTTCAGCTACACGCTGCCGGCCGGCGCGGTAGCCACCTTCACCTGGCCCACCGCTCCGACCGGGACGTCCACCGGCGGCGGCTCCTCGATCAACACCTCGGCCTGGTACGAGGTGAAGAACGCCGACAGCGGACTGTGCGTGCAGCCGTCGGGCGGCGGCACCGCGAACGGCACCGTGCTGGTGCAGGAGCCGTGCACCGGATCCGCGGCGCAGCTCTGGCAGTTCCAGTCGAACGGCAGCGGCGCCTACCACGTAGCGAATCAGGCTGCTACCAGTGAGGTATGGGACGTGACCGGCGGAACCGGCGCGACGGCGAACGGCACGGCGATCCAGATCTGGAGCAACGGCGGCTCGTCCAACCAGACCTGGGCAGCGAATCAGCTTTCCAATGGCAACTACGAGTTCGCCGCGCAGAACAGCGGATCCGAATGCCTCGACGTGACGGGTACCTCGACCGCGGCCGGCGCGCAGATGCAGCAGTGGGCGTGCTCGTCCGCAGACGCGGCGCAGTCCTTCGCGCTCGTGCAGTCTTCCGGCACGACCGGCGGCGGGATCAGCACCTCGGCCTGGTACGAGGTGAAGAACGCCCACAGCGGCATGTGCGTCCAGCCCTCCGGCAGCGGAACGGCGAACGGCACCGTGCTGGTGCAGGAGCCGTGTACGGGTGCTGCGTCACAGCTGTGGCAGTTCGTCTCGAACGGCAGCGGCGCCTACCACGTGGCGAATCAGGCCTCGTCCACCGAGGTGTGGGACGTGACCGGCGGCACGGGCGCGACGGCGAACGGCACGGTGATCCAGATCTGGAGCTCGACCGGCTCGTCCAACCAGACCTGGGCGGCTCAGGCCGTCTCAGGAGGCGACTACGAATTCGCTGCGCAGAACAGCGGATCCGAATGCCTCGACGTGACCAACACCTCGACCACGGCGGGCGCGCAGATGCAGCAGTGGGCGTGCTCGTCCACCGACTCCGCCCAGACCTTCGCGCTCGTCCAGAGCTGA
- a CDS encoding ROK family transcriptional regulator, translating to MTAAVPEPAALSARRRRTREQLLAVLAGHDALSRAELAQLTGLSRSAVGACVADLVEQGLVGEGPAEDRPAAGPGRPASVVRLRRGAGIVLGLDFGHTHVTAAVADTEGRILAERGEILDVDGKPQDAMDSGARLALEALAQAGYAMHEVVGAAAGIPGPIDVRTSVVREPTILASWIGLDPEAELGARLQREVAVANDADMGAWAERMYGAGRGIDDLVYVKASHGIGAGLILGGRPYRGATGIAGEIGHTQLPGAINWCRCGNQGCLETVVSVGAVRRRLEHVLGGAAEHLPPMAELAASPAAARVLTDAGRTIGRVLADLINCLNPAAVVLGGELGEAGDPLVAGVRESIDRHAGQAGAGAVDVLAGRLGTRAELLGAVATAIRLRNDAHI from the coding sequence ATGACCGCAGCAGTTCCGGAACCCGCGGCGCTCTCGGCGCGGCGCCGCCGCACCCGCGAGCAGCTGCTCGCCGTGCTGGCCGGGCACGACGCGCTCAGCCGGGCCGAGCTGGCGCAGCTGACCGGGCTCTCCCGCAGCGCGGTCGGCGCCTGCGTGGCCGACCTGGTGGAGCAGGGCCTGGTCGGCGAGGGTCCGGCGGAAGACCGGCCGGCCGCGGGACCGGGCCGCCCGGCCTCCGTGGTGCGGCTGCGCCGCGGGGCCGGGATCGTGCTCGGACTGGACTTCGGCCACACCCACGTGACCGCCGCCGTCGCCGACACCGAAGGCCGGATTCTGGCCGAACGCGGCGAAATCCTGGACGTGGACGGCAAGCCCCAGGACGCCATGGACTCCGGCGCCCGGCTGGCCCTCGAAGCGCTCGCCCAAGCCGGCTACGCGATGCACGAGGTCGTCGGCGCGGCGGCCGGCATACCCGGCCCCATCGACGTACGCACCAGCGTCGTGCGCGAGCCGACCATCCTCGCGTCGTGGATCGGCCTCGATCCCGAAGCCGAGCTGGGCGCGCGCCTGCAGCGCGAGGTGGCGGTGGCCAACGACGCGGACATGGGCGCGTGGGCCGAGCGGATGTACGGCGCCGGCCGCGGCATCGACGACCTCGTCTACGTCAAGGCCTCACACGGCATAGGCGCCGGCCTCATCCTCGGCGGCCGCCCGTACCGCGGCGCGACCGGGATCGCCGGGGAGATCGGCCACACGCAGCTGCCCGGCGCGATCAACTGGTGCCGCTGCGGCAACCAGGGCTGCCTGGAGACGGTGGTCTCGGTCGGCGCGGTGCGGCGGCGCCTCGAGCACGTGCTCGGCGGCGCGGCCGAGCACCTGCCGCCGATGGCCGAGCTCGCCGCGTCCCCCGCCGCGGCCCGGGTCCTGACCGACGCCGGACGCACGATCGGCCGCGTGCTGGCCGACCTCATCAATTGCCTGAATCCGGCCGCGGTCGTGCTCGGCGGCGAACTCGGCGAAGCTGGCGACCCGCTGGTGGCCGGCGTGCGCGAGTCGATCGACCGCCACGCCGGTCAGGCCGGCGCCGGCGCGGTCGACGTGCTCGCCGGCCGGCTCGGCACCCGCGCCGAGTTGCTCGGCGCCGTCGCCACCGCCATCCGGCTGCGCAACGATGCGCATATATAG
- a CDS encoding AAA family ATPase gives MTRPPALIIVSGPPGAGKTTLAHALADALGWPALCRDEIKERMVATASAPADELNLKTLEVFFRRMGELVHAGTDLVAEAAFQDRLWRPNLGPFTGRADLRVIRCVVDPVVARLRITRRAAREPARAAHADEELLQRIERGERPIDSWVPIALDLPCLHVDTTADWRPPLSRIIDFVRADRPVTPPPEAQA, from the coding sequence GTGACGCGACCACCGGCACTGATCATCGTGAGCGGCCCGCCCGGCGCGGGCAAGACGACGCTGGCCCACGCCCTGGCCGACGCACTCGGCTGGCCGGCGCTATGCCGTGACGAGATCAAAGAGCGCATGGTGGCGACGGCGTCAGCTCCGGCCGATGAGTTGAACCTCAAGACGCTCGAGGTCTTCTTCCGACGCATGGGAGAACTCGTCCACGCGGGAACGGATCTCGTGGCGGAGGCGGCATTTCAGGACCGGCTCTGGCGCCCGAACCTCGGACCGTTCACCGGCCGCGCCGACCTCCGCGTCATCCGCTGCGTCGTCGATCCCGTAGTCGCGCGGCTGCGCATCACCCGCAGGGCCGCGCGAGAACCCGCGCGCGCCGCTCACGCGGACGAAGAACTCTTACAGCGCATCGAACGCGGCGAACGGCCGATCGATTCCTGGGTCCCGATCGCGCTCGACCTTCCCTGCTTGCACGTGGACACCACCGCGGACTGGCGACCGCCGCTGAGCCGGATCATCGACTTCGTGCGCGCGGATCGGCCCGTCACCCCGCCGCCGGAAGCTCAAGCGTGA
- a CDS encoding glycoside hydrolase family 30 protein has translation MERAAWITTPDASALLAPWETGSGRADLRVVVDESRARQTFLGCGASLTESSASLLARLPQEEREAALEQLFSPRTGIGLSVLRQPIGSSAFVAGTRYYTYDDMPSGQTDFELAHFSIQHDEAEILPLLRRARAINGDLRVIGTPWSAPAWMKTSGSLVGGELIDAPRYYEAYARYLTAFVEAYGDAGVPIYALTPQNEPQNRNPDVPGMHLGVEQARKLIQALGRRLRSAGRGHVRVIGYDHNWAMHPDDLAAVPSGEPTERDYPEALLADPETAQWIAGTAFHCYFGGAEAQSALKNRFPFKDVYFTECSGSRGSADSDAKAFSDTLRWHARNVVIGATRNWARTVVTWNLALDPSGGPHANGYTDFSGLVTVEDDGRITPNAEYYALAHLSRFVRPGALCVSSETVETAETVESAEDGSEDVLSVAFRNPGPGGCLVVLVHNQGERERDVEVAATGAGSVVVTLPAGSLVTLELPAAG, from the coding sequence ATGGAGCGCGCCGCATGGATCACGACGCCGGACGCATCGGCGTTGCTGGCGCCTTGGGAGACCGGGTCCGGCCGCGCCGACCTGCGGGTCGTGGTGGACGAATCACGGGCCCGCCAGACGTTCCTGGGCTGCGGCGCGTCGCTGACCGAGTCCTCCGCCTCGCTCCTGGCCCGGCTGCCGCAGGAGGAGCGCGAGGCGGCGCTGGAGCAGTTGTTCTCACCCCGCACCGGAATCGGCCTGAGCGTACTGCGCCAGCCGATCGGCTCGTCCGCGTTCGTCGCCGGAACCCGGTACTACACCTACGACGACATGCCCTCCGGCCAGACCGACTTCGAACTGGCGCACTTCAGCATCCAGCACGACGAGGCCGAGATCCTGCCGCTGCTGCGCCGTGCCCGCGCGATCAACGGCGACCTGCGGGTGATCGGCACGCCGTGGAGCGCGCCGGCCTGGATGAAGACCAGCGGGTCGCTCGTCGGCGGCGAACTCATCGACGCGCCCCGCTATTACGAGGCGTACGCCCGCTATCTGACCGCCTTCGTGGAGGCGTACGGCGACGCCGGCGTGCCGATCTACGCGCTCACGCCGCAGAACGAGCCGCAGAACCGGAATCCGGACGTGCCCGGCATGCACCTCGGCGTCGAGCAGGCTAGGAAGCTGATTCAGGCGCTCGGCCGGCGGCTGCGGAGCGCAGGGAGGGGCCACGTCCGAGTCATCGGCTACGACCACAACTGGGCGATGCACCCGGACGACCTCGCCGCGGTGCCCTCCGGGGAGCCGACGGAGCGGGACTACCCCGAGGCGCTGCTGGCCGATCCGGAGACGGCGCAATGGATCGCGGGCACGGCGTTCCACTGCTATTTCGGCGGCGCGGAGGCACAGAGCGCGCTGAAGAACCGTTTCCCGTTCAAGGACGTCTACTTCACCGAGTGCTCCGGCTCCCGCGGCTCCGCGGACTCGGACGCCAAGGCATTCTCCGACACCCTGCGCTGGCACGCCCGCAACGTCGTCATCGGTGCCACCCGCAACTGGGCGCGCACCGTGGTGACCTGGAACCTCGCCCTAGACCCCAGCGGAGGCCCACACGCCAACGGCTACACCGACTTCTCCGGCCTGGTGACGGTCGAGGACGATGGCCGGATCACGCCCAACGCCGAGTACTACGCGCTGGCGCACCTGTCCCGCTTCGTGCGCCCGGGCGCGCTGTGCGTTTCCAGCGAGACGGTCGAGACCGCCGAGACAGTGGAGTCCGCTGAGGACGGGAGCGAGGACGTGCTCTCGGTCGCGTTCCGCAACCCGGGCCCCGGCGGGTGCTTGGTCGTGCTTGTGCACAACCAAGGCGAGCGGGAGCGGGACGTCGAGGTGGCGGCGACGGGTGCGGGCTCGGTCGTCGTCACACTGCCGGCCGGTTCGCTTGTCACGCTTGAGCTTCCGGCGGCGGGGTGA
- a CDS encoding LacI family DNA-binding transcriptional regulator — MTADESHPSHGRKPTPSLTIYDVARTAGVSIASVSRVLNGHSTPRPETRDRVLRAVQELGFVPDGAARALSSRLKEVVSVVFRRPRAEPAADAEFDDEADSLVFMDVLNRGIEVAAQLEGFDLLLSSVDVHEHSPGGKVAKLAGKSDGIILHDRVLNPNGVIRLADRIPVVTLAGSPTRASVNIGGDNPAGMRDLARHVLGDHGYDSIAYLSGHADSPDNLARGKAVREVAEEFGVPFEDGPNWYGEYSAAGGARVVRRLIEEGGRIPRVICCANDQSALGVINELRRRGLKVPDDVAVTGFDDIAVARHVSPSLTTVRQPIERLGALAFETLYTMISGERPAERQIVLPVQVVLRSSCGCRPESAPAVGAHSVR; from the coding sequence GTGACCGCGGACGAGTCCCACCCGTCGCACGGGCGCAAGCCCACACCCTCGTTGACCATCTACGACGTCGCGCGCACGGCCGGAGTCTCGATCGCCTCCGTCTCCCGCGTGCTCAACGGGCACTCCACCCCGAGGCCGGAGACCAGGGACCGGGTGCTGCGCGCCGTGCAGGAGCTCGGCTTCGTCCCGGACGGCGCCGCGCGCGCCCTCTCCAGCCGGCTCAAGGAGGTCGTCTCGGTGGTCTTCCGCCGTCCGCGCGCCGAACCGGCCGCCGACGCGGAGTTCGACGACGAGGCCGACAGCCTCGTCTTCATGGACGTGCTCAACCGCGGTATCGAGGTCGCCGCCCAGCTCGAGGGCTTCGATCTGCTGCTCAGCTCGGTCGACGTGCACGAGCACAGCCCCGGCGGCAAGGTCGCCAAGCTGGCCGGCAAGAGCGACGGGATCATCCTGCACGACCGTGTGCTCAACCCCAACGGCGTGATCCGGCTGGCCGACCGCATCCCGGTCGTCACGCTGGCTGGCTCGCCCACCCGGGCCAGCGTCAACATCGGCGGCGACAACCCCGCCGGCATGCGCGATCTGGCCCGGCACGTCCTCGGGGACCACGGCTACGACTCCATCGCCTACCTCTCCGGCCACGCCGACAGCCCCGACAACCTCGCCCGCGGCAAAGCGGTGCGCGAGGTGGCCGAGGAGTTCGGCGTCCCGTTCGAGGACGGACCCAACTGGTACGGCGAGTACTCGGCAGCCGGCGGCGCGCGGGTCGTGCGCAGGCTGATCGAGGAGGGCGGACGCATCCCCCGGGTGATCTGCTGCGCCAACGACCAGTCCGCCCTCGGCGTCATCAACGAGCTGCGACGGCGCGGTCTGAAGGTTCCGGACGACGTCGCCGTCACCGGCTTCGACGACATCGCTGTGGCCCGCCACGTGAGCCCCTCCCTGACCACGGTGCGCCAGCCGATCGAACGGCTCGGCGCGCTCGCGTTCGAAACCCTGTACACCATGATCAGCGGGGAGCGGCCGGCGGAACGCCAGATCGTCCTGCCGGTCCAGGTCGTGCTCCGGTCCAGCTGCGGCTGCCGGCCCGAATCCGCGCCCGCCGTCGGCGCCCATTCCGTGAGGTGA
- a CDS encoding ABC transporter permease codes for MPLLIRRIGFYLIAAYVAITLDFFIPRMLPGDALDAIIAQMRTNVTPQQLAAMASQYGVDSKESLLSQYFTYIGHTVSGNLGFSVSKQVPVSTVLGGDLPWTIGLIGSATVVAFVLGTLIGVMAGWRRGGLLDAIVPVSTFFQAIPYFVLGLLLLIVFASDLHWFPIGGGYDTTSRYVTYVQGWNWPYMSSVLQHLVLPGVTVVLASIAGWIVGMRNMMITTMDEDYVLVAAAKGLRKAKVISIAARNAILPTISNFTLSISLVVTGAILVEVVFDYPGVGYEMFNAVTGADYPLIQGILIIVTFAVLAANFLADLAYVALDPRSRREA; via the coding sequence ATGCCCCTGCTGATACGAAGGATCGGCTTCTATCTGATCGCCGCGTACGTGGCGATCACGCTGGACTTCTTCATACCCCGGATGCTGCCGGGTGATGCGCTCGACGCGATCATCGCGCAGATGCGCACGAATGTGACGCCGCAACAGCTGGCCGCGATGGCCTCGCAGTACGGCGTCGACAGCAAGGAGAGCCTGCTCTCGCAGTACTTCACCTACATCGGCCACACGGTCTCCGGCAACCTCGGCTTCTCGGTCTCGAAGCAGGTCCCGGTCTCCACGGTGCTCGGCGGCGACCTGCCCTGGACCATCGGCCTGATCGGGTCGGCCACCGTGGTGGCCTTCGTCCTCGGCACCCTGATCGGCGTGATGGCCGGCTGGCGGCGCGGCGGACTGCTGGACGCGATCGTCCCGGTCTCCACGTTCTTCCAGGCCATCCCGTACTTCGTGCTCGGCCTGCTGCTGCTGATCGTGTTCGCCTCCGACCTGCACTGGTTCCCGATCGGCGGCGGGTACGACACCACCAGCCGGTACGTCACCTATGTGCAGGGCTGGAACTGGCCGTACATGTCCAGCGTGCTCCAGCACCTGGTGCTGCCCGGGGTGACGGTGGTGCTCGCCTCGATCGCGGGCTGGATCGTGGGCATGCGCAACATGATGATCACCACCATGGACGAGGACTACGTCCTGGTCGCCGCGGCCAAGGGGCTGCGCAAGGCCAAGGTGATCAGCATCGCGGCGCGCAACGCCATCCTGCCGACGATCTCCAACTTCACGCTCTCCATCAGCCTCGTGGTCACCGGCGCGATCCTGGTCGAAGTGGTCTTCGACTACCCCGGCGTCGGCTACGAGATGTTCAACGCGGTCACCGGCGCCGACTACCCGCTGATCCAGGGAATCCTGATCATCGTCACGTTCGCGGTGCTGGCCGCGAACTTCCTGGCCGACCTGGCCTACGTCGCCCTCGACCCCCGCTCGCGCAGAGAGGCCTGA